The nucleotide sequence TAAGCAAAACCCGGTCTATGCCCTGGAGACCTTGCAAGCCGCGATCGCAGCAGGAGCCGAATGGCTGGTCTTTTGCGATACCAATGGCGGTACCCTGCCCCACGAAATCAGCCAGATTGTCGGGGATGTAATGGCTCACTTTAACCTGTCAGGGGAAGAGCAGGCGTTGAAGATGGGGCACGGGGGACCGGGGATCGGGAACAGGAAACAGGGGAATAACCAGTTCCCTACCGCTCGACTTCCGCTCTCCAACTCCCGCTTTCCGATCCCCCAATTCGGCATCCACACTCACAACGACGCTGACACAGCGGTTGCCAATGCCCTGGCAGCCGTCATGCAAGGGGTGAGCATGGTTCAGGGCACCATCAACGGCTATGGGGAACGGTGTGGAAACGCGAATCTATGCTCCCTGATCCCTAACTTGCAAGCAAAGTTGGGGTTTGCCTGCATCAGCGATGAGCAACTGGCAACCCTGACCGAAACCAGCCGGTTTGTCAGCGAAGTGGTCAACCTGGCTCCCGATGACCATGCCCCGTTTGTGGGGATGTCTGCTTTTGCCCATAAGGGAGGCATCCACGTCAGTGCCGTTGAACGAAATCCGCTGACCTACGAGCACCTTCGTCCAGAACAGGTTGGCAATCGCCGCCGGATCGTGATTTCAGACCAATCTGGCTTGAGTAACATCCTGGCAAAAGCCCGCACCTTTGGCATTGAACTGGATAGACAGGATCCCACCTGTCGTCAAATTTTGCAGCGGCTTAAAAGCCTGGAAAGTGAAGGATATCAGTTTGAGGCAGCGGAAGCCAGCTTTGAGTTACTGATGCGGGAGGCATTGGGGCAGCGGCAGTCCCCGTTTGAAATCAAAGGTTTCCAGGTTCACTACGATATGGTGCCTGGAAAGGATGCAAACCAGGCGACTTCCCTGGCAACGGTCAAAGTCGCTGTTGATGGCAGAGATATTCTGGAAGCGGCGGAGGGAAACGGTCCAGTTTCAGCTCTGGATGCCGCATTGCGTAAGGCATTAATTAATTTTTATCCAGAAATTGAAACCTTTTACCTGACCGATTACAAAGTCCGAATTCTGGATGGAAAAGCTGGAACCTCTGCCAAAACCCGTGTCCTGGTAGAATCGAGCAACGGTCATCAACGCTGGACTACCGTAGGAGTTTCCGGCAACATTCTGGAAGCTTCTTACCTGGCAGTTGTGGAAGGGCTGGAATATGGCTTATTCCTGCATAATCCAACCAAGCCTCCCCTTTTCTGCCTTCTGACCCCACCGCCTCACTCAGGATGATGGATTTATAACCTGGTAATTCGATAGTCCCGTCGGGGGATTCTCTGGGGCCTGCGCCCCTACCCACCCCTCACTTCACCCTGAGGGAACGCCAACGGCAAACACTCCACCCCTCATCTTTCACCCCCTCACCCCGCTCCGCCTCCCCCATGTCCCGCTCCACTGCCCTGCGCTATTACATTGCGGCCCGTCTGCTTCTGGCTCCCCTGATGCTGTGGGTCATCACAACGGTTGTGTTTCTGTTGCTGCGGGCAACGCCAGGAGATCCGGTGGATGCGTTGCTGGGTCCGCGGGCACCCCAGACAGCTAAAGACGAAATTCGGCAACAGTTGGGGTTGGGCAAGCCTCTGTGGGAACAGTATGTCGATTACATGGAGTCACTGTTGCGTCTGGATCTGGGCAAATCCCTGATCAGTCAGGGGCAGTCTGTATGGCAGATTATCCAGGATTTTTTCCCGGCAACAGCGGAACTGGCACTTTTCAGCATGGCGATCGCCCTTGTGGTGGGAATTTCAGTTGGTATCCTGTCTGCTTCCAGACCTGATACCTGGATGGATGCAGGCGGCAGGTTGTTTGGCATTCTCACGTACTCAGTCCCCCTGTTCTGGTTTGGGATGCTGTTACAGCTAATCTTTTCGGTTCAATTGGGCTGGTTTCCCTTGGGGACGCGCTTCCCAATCACCCTGCCAGCCCCCGACGGTCCGACTGGACTTTACACGGTAGATAGTTTGCTGCGCGGCAACTTGAATCAGTTTTTCATCGCCCTGTACTACCTGGCATTACCCTGCCTCAGTCTGGGAGTTTTGATCAGCGGTATTTTTGAACGGATTGTGCGGATCAATTTGAAACAGACGCTCCAGTCAGATTATGTGGAAGCTGCCAGAGCCAGGGGAATTCCCGAATCCAAGATTCTGATCAACCACGGGCTGCGCAATGCCCTGATTCCGGTGGTCACCATTCTGGGGTTGACCTTTGCGGCATTGCTGGGCGGGGCAATTTTGACGGAAGTGACGTTTTCCTGGCCCGGACTGGCAAACCGACTTTATCGGGCGATCGCCCAGCGTGATTACCCCACGGTGCAGGGAATTGTCGTCTTCTTTGCAGCGATTGTTGCGGTTGCCAGTATTGCGATCGATATTCTCAATGCCTACATTGACCCCCGAATTCGCTATTAGGATAGCCAGCAACCCGATGTGTCATATAGTGTTAGCCATCCAGGTCAGAACAAATTAGAACCCTCAATCCCGGATCCCGTTATCCTTCCTTCCCTGTCTCCTACTATAAAACCTGAAGGAGCAATAAAATTCCGGGTAACTACTGTTTAACCGCCTGTGAGGAGGGGCATGAATTACTGGTTGATGAAGTCTGAACCCAGTGTTTACAGCATTGAGGATTTACAGCGCGATCGCACCACCATCTGGGATGGGGTTCGTAATTACCAGGCGCGAAATTTTTTGCGATCGATGCAGGTCGGCGATCTGGCGTTTTTCTACCATTCCAATGCAGAACCACCGGGCATTGTTGGGTTGATGAAAGTTTCCCAACCCAATATCATAGACCCGACTCAATTTGACCCTAAAAGTAAGTACTACGACGCCAAATCCCCAAAGGACAATCCCCGCTGGCAGACGGTGGAAGTGGAATTTGTCGAAGCATTTCCCAGAATCATTTCCCTAGCCAACCTGCGCCAGCACTTTAGCCCAGAGGAATTAACCGTAGTCAAGCAGGGAAATCGCCTGTCTGTCATGCCAGTTACAGACGTTGTGGCCAAGAAGATTCTGAAAATGGCGAATTCAACCTGAAAAGGAACCCTGGTATGGACTCCACCACCACACATAATCAAACTATTCCGACCTCCCCGGTCTCAACGGGTCATCTGCCACCATTCGCGATCGCTGTAGTTTCCGATCCAGGGTAGGATGGGGCAACCACTGTTCAGTCCATCCCTTTGCTATGAGCAATCATGAGCCGTTAACAGGAGTTCGCCTTGAAACCGATAGTCTGGGAGCGGTAGAAGTTCCCGCTGATCGCCTGTGGGGGGCACAAACCCAGCGATCGCAACAGAACTTTGCGATTGGAGTAGAGCGGTTTGGCTGGGGGCGTCCGGTAATTCGGGCGCTGGGAATTTTGAAAAAGTGCGCGGCGATCGCCAATGGTGAACTCGGTCAACTGTCCCCTGAAATTGTCAACCTGATTGTGCAGGCAGCGGATGAAGTCATTGCAGGGCAATGGGACAGGGAGTTTCCTCTGGTGGTGTTTCAAACGGGATCGGGAACCCAGACAAACATGAATGTGAATGAGGTGATCTCCAATCGGGCCATCCAACTGGCAGGCGGTATTGTTGGCTCCAAGCAACCGATTCATCCCAACGATCATGTCAACCGTAGCCAATCTTCAAATGATACATTTCCCACCGTCATGCACATTGCAACGGTTGAACAATTGGAGAATATATTGATTCCAGTTGTCACTGATTTACGCAACGTTCTGGAAGCAAAATCACAAGCCTATTCTGATGTGGTTATGATTGGTAGGACCCATCTCCAGGATGCCACTCCCTTAACCCTGGGACAGGTAATTTCGGGTTGGGTAGCCCAGCTTGATCAGGGAATTGCCATCATTCGGAGTACATTACCGGGAGTGTATGAGCTGGCGATCGGCGGAACTGCTGTTGGTACAGGTTTGAATGCCCATCCTCAATTTGGTGAACTCACCGCTCAAAAAATTGCCGAGGAAACTGGCAAACCCTTCATCTCTGCTCCCAACAAATTCGCTGCCCTCTCTGCTCACGAGGCAATGGTCAACGTCAGTGCTTCCCTCCGCACACTGGCTGGGGCATTAATGAAAATTGCGAACGATGTCCGCTGGTATGCCTGCGGTCCGCGAGCTGGAATTGGTGAAATCAAAATTCCTGAAAATGAGCCGGGTTCCTCCATCATGCCGGGAAAGATCAACCCGACCCAGAGTGAAGCCCTCACAATGGTTGCTGTTCAGGTATTTGGTAATGACGCAGCAGTAGCATTTGCCGGTTCTCAGGGGAACTTTCAACTCAATGTTTTCAAGCCTGTGATGCTGCACAATGTTCTGGAATCCATCACCCTGCTTGCCGATGCCTGCCAATCTTTTAATGACCACTGTGCTAAAGGTATTGAACCAAATAAAAAGCGGATTCAACAAAACCTGAACAACTCGCTGATGCTGGTCACTGCACTCAACCCCCACATTGGCTACGAAAAGGCTGCCAAAATTTCCCTGCTTGCTTACCACGAAGATATCAGCCTGCGGGAAGCCGCCCTCAAGCTGGGCTATGTTACCCCCGAACAATTCGATACCTGGGTGAAACCAGAGGACATGATTCATCCTTGAGGAATGGGAATTTTTTTTAAGTAGGGGATGGGGCGTTGCTGAAAAGCGGGATGAATTGCGATACTCTGCCTCCAGTGCATCTGGAAGGCGATTCTGCCTTGAACAAGAAGCTGTTAGTTGTTATACGGAAGGCGATGGGTTCTCTGTGCTTGAGGTTTATTCATCTGATTGGGGAACCCAGGGGGCGATCGCGGATGCATCCAGACCCGTGACCCGCACAACCTGTTCTACGTCCATTCCTGCCAATAATAAGTTGCGTGCAGTTTGAAGTAACTGTTCTTCTGCTCTGTCGGCTCGCTGGCGTTCCTGTTCTGCTCGCTGGCGTTCCTGTTCTTCAGGGGTGGGGAGTAACTCTCCTGTTGGGGTTGCCCAGCGTAGCCAGGTGGCCTCAATTCCTTTGTAATTTCCCTGCCAGCGCTGCAAAGCTAACCCTAAGGATTCACTCAGTAGTTGATTGCGTTCATTGGGCAGGAGAGGCTGGTAAACCCGCTGTTGAATCGAAAACCCTGCCCAATCTTCTGGGTTGAAGGGGTCATACCAGAAATACTCTGGTACGCGCATCTGGTTTTGATAGATCAACTTTTTTTCGGTCTTGTCAACCGTAGCCGTACTTTCGGAGAGCAATTCAATTACAACATCGGGAGCTTTGCCTTCTTCCCAAACTACCCAACTTTTGCGTTCCCCCTTGGGTACGCCTAATACGACGAAGAAATCGGGACCTTTGAAGTCCTGGTTCCGAATCTGCGCCAGACTATAGTAGACAAACATATTGCCACCAACAAACCCATCCTCTCGCTCTGACAACCAGGGAATTAAGCCATCAATCAGCAAGTCCATCTGAGCCTTGTGCCGTGCTGTTTCCATAGGCACCCCATCATCACAGGGAAGTTCTGCCTGCGTCGGTGGGAGTGTCGTTAAGGTGGGAGGTAAGGTGGTTTCTGACATGACGATTCATCCATTAGGATTACCCACAGAGGCTATTCCTATCCTACTGGAAGGTTCCATGACACTGGACGGTATCGGCTGTAATGACAGATCACCAGTCTAGGGTGACAAAGCGATCGCCTGCTTCAATCAAGGCACTGCGAATTCCAGGTTCAGACATGGAGTGTCCAGCATCAGGGACTACAATCCATTCGGCTTCGGGCCATGCCTGGTGCAGTTCCCAGGCGGTAATCATAGGGCAAACCACGTCATAGCGTCCCTGCACAATCACAGCAGGCAGATGGCGAATGCGATCGACCTGCTTCAGTAACTGGTCTTCTGATTGCAGAAATCCTCCGTTGACGAAGTAGTGGCACTCGATCCGGGCAAAGGCATCGGCAAACTGATCGGTGCCAAACCGGGCAATTAAACCGGGGTCTTGCAGGAGTCTGCTGGTGCTGCCTTCCCACACAGACCAGGCGCGGGCAGCTTCTAACCGGGTTGGCTGATCGGGACTGGTTAAGCGTTTGTAGTAAGCCGTTAAGAGATCATGCCGTTCTTCCGGGGGAATCGGCTTGAGGTACTCTTCCCAGGCATCGGGAAAGATATAGCTGGCACCTTCCTGGTAGAACCAGCGCAGTTCTTTGCGGCGCAACATAAAAATTCCCCGCAAAATCAGCCCCAAACAGCGATCGGGGTGGGTCTGGCTATAGCCAAGGGACAGTGTGCTGCCCCAGCTACCGCCAAACACCACCCATTGATCGATGCCGAGGTGCGATCGCAACCGCTCAATATCTGCCACCAGATCCCAGGTTGTATTTTCTCGTAGCTCTGCATAGGGCTTGCTTTTTCCACAACCCCGCTGGTCAAACAGAACAATCCGCCACCTAGCTGGATCAAAGTACTGACGATAGAAAGGCGGGCTACCCCCACCTGGACCTCCATGCAGAACCACCACTGGCTTGCCCACTGGATTACCTGATACCTCAAAGTAAATTTGGTGCAGCTCCGAAACCTGAAGCATACCAGTCTGATAGGGTTCAATCGGTGGATAAAGCTCTCTCATCTTGGCGGGCAACCCTTATTCCTTATATATCGATGAAAACAGAAACCCTGTTGGCCCTATGCTACGCCCACCAGAACGCCGGTACAGAAATCAGATTTCTTATACCGGATACCCAGGTTTCGTTGAGTTTCTCACCAGAAATCGGATTTCTTGAAATTCTGAACCGATACTCTCGTGAGTGATCAACCTTAATTTTGGGCTTCTGGATTGAATGAAATGGATTGAATGAAATTGCCTATTTTGTGAATTGAAACCTCATAAGAATAAGTCCTGACAGACTACTGACGCGAAGTATCACAATCCTCGGATCCCCGGTGTCTGGGGAGGTTGGCCAGTCAATTCGATTGAAGTCTACGAGACAGCGGGGATCTTGGCTTCCAGGTTGCATATGGCGTTAGCAGCCTGTAAAAATTTCCTTAGTAGCCTTCCTCTTCGTACTCAGGGGCTTTCTGCTTCTCAGGGATATTGACCCGAGGCGGCTGGTAAGCCTTTTGCTCCTGATCCGCCCAGGCATCTTCGTAATCTTCTTCGTACTGGTCTTCAGGATAGGGCTGGGGTTCTACATAGCGATCGTATTTTTCTTCGTACTGACTGGTTTCGCTGGCTTCACTCCAGTTCTCTTCCTCGTCCTGATAGTAAAGAGGTTCTGCTCGACGCTGCTGAAGCTGGCGAGGTTCTGGCTCACCCCAGTTATCATCATCCCAGGTCTGTTGAACCGGCTCCCTGGTCTTGACAGGGGTGGCAATGGGTTGACGCACTCCACTTGGAAGCTGATTGTCAGGGCGAACAGTTGCCACATACCCTTCATCAAATTCATCCCGCTCCCAGGGTGCCCGACCAATGCCCAGGCGCTCCATCACCCCTACGGATAGCTGAATCAACCGTTCTTCTGCGCCTTCAAACACAATCAGGCGATCAGGTCCGCTACTGACAATTTCTTCGATGGGAAGTTCATAGGTGCTGACGACCTGATCGGGAATCAGGGGCAGACCCAGAGAGGCAATGATCAAGGACGTCAATCTACCATTATCGACATCAAACTTGTAGCCTCGAACCTTGCCCAGTAACTCCCCGGTTTCGGTAATCACCTCGCACCCAATCAGGCTGGTATAGGATTCGACATCAATGTCTTCGATTACATTCTCGTCATCAACCAGAATAACGTCTCCAATCTGGCGGATGCTGCTTAACAGCATGGGTTGAGGTGTGCCGTAGAGGAGGTTTGGACGCAAACTAAGCGCCACAACTTCTCGCTGGTCAATATCGACCCACAGTTGACTAACGACCCCCAACTTTTTACCCGTGTCACGGGTGACGACGAGGGTGCCAAGGAGGTCAGAGCGTTGGCGGATTTCTTCAGATGCCATTTTTTTTATTGCCGAATCCTGATTCGCGAATCCTAACTCAATATCAAATCACATAGAGGCACTTTGGGGCAGCAAGTCAATCCCCAGGACTTGAGTATAAGCCCCTCGCGCTTGAGTAACCCCAATTGTGCGCTGGGCAGATTCAATCATGGGACGCCGGAGGCTAACGACAATAAATTGCGCTTGCTGCGCCTGCTGTTTGATCATTCTAGCTAATCGTTCCACATTTGCCCCATCCAGGAACATATCGACCTCGTCGAAAGCATAGAAGGGCGATGGACGATAGCGCTGGAGGGCAAAGATGAAACTGAGGGCTGTCAGGGATTTTTCGCCTCCAGACATGGAAGCAAGACGTTGAACAGGTTTGCCTTTGGGGTGTGCCACCAGATTAAGACCGCCATTAAATGGGTCCTGAGCATCTTCCAATTGCAGGTGACCGTCGCCTTCAGACAGGGTAGCGAAAATTGCCTGAAAGTTAAGGTTGACCGCGTCAAAAGCTTCCTTAAAAGCTCGCTGGCGCAGGGTAGTGAAGTTTTCAATCCGGAGTAAGAGTTCGGTGCGCTCCTCTTCCAGGGTTTTGAGTTTGTCTGTCAGTTCTTCCAGGCGCTTTTGAGTGCGATCGTATTCTTCCAGGGCCAGCATGTTGACAGGTTCCATTGACTGGATCCGCTTCTGGAGAGAACGCAGTTCATGCTGCAAGGAGGCAAGATCCCGGCTTTCTATATCGGGGGGAAGCTCTGGTAGGGGATCGGGAAGTTCCTGCCGTTCTGCTTCCAGTTGTGCCTGCAAGGCTGCCAGTTCTTCCCGACAGGTCTGCTGGGTTTCCTGAAGTTTTTGCTGCTCCCAGGTCAGTTGTTGCTGGCGTGTGTGGCGTTCTCGCAACTGGCGATCGCAGCGATCGCGTGCCTGTTTCTCTGCCCCCAACTGGCATTCCAGTTCTGCCAGGGCAGTCCGGGTTGCTTCCATCTGCCTCTGAAGATCGGCTTGCTGATCCCGGAGGGCAGACTGCTGGTTGAGGCAGGTTGCTTGCTGAGTACGGAACTCCTGCAAGCGCTCCTGCCCCTGCTGAATTTTCTCCTGAATGCGCTGACGCTGGTTTTCCAGGTCTTGAATCCGCTGTTCGGTCGTTCGGACTGCCAGTTCCTGTTGATTCAGTTCAGATTCCTGGGTTCGCAGGGTTGCCTGAATTTGCTGCCATTCACTGTGGGTCTGGGACTGTTCCATCTCAGCGAGGGTCTGGCGCAGATCCTGGAGCTGGCATTCCTGCTGAGGCAGTTCAGATTCCAATGTTTGCAGGCGATCGCGGGTGCCGGCAAGCTCCTCAGCATTCTGATCTCGCTGGGTTTGCAGTTGAGTCAGGGAGGTTTGGAGTGCCTGTAGCTCTCTCTCCAGTTGAGTTCCTTGCAGTTGGGCTTCCCGGTGCTGCTGTCGAGCTTCGGCCAGTTCCTGGGTGTACTCCTTCACCCGGCTGGTTGCCCGATCAATGCTGTTCTGGCAATGGTCCAGAATGCGGTCAATCTCCTGGAGGCGATCGCGCAGTTGGGCAACCTCTGCCGACTCGGCAGGAGCAACCGTTCCAAAGTGAATGGATTGGCGCGTGCTGCTGCTACCGCCTGTCATCGCACCGCTGGTTTCCAGCAGTTCACCCTCTAACGTGACGATGCGATACTCACCCAGGTGGCGGCGGGCATCCCGCAGCGTTTCAAACACAACCGTTGTGCCAAACACATAGGCAAACACATCCCGGTAGCGCCGGTCAAACTCAACCAGATTGATGGCATAGTCGATGCAGCCGGGGCGCGATCGCAGGCTATCCCCAGAGGGGATGCGGCCAGGCTGGAGCTTGTTGAGCGGCAGAAAGGTGGCTCGTCCAGCTTTGCGTTGCTTTAGCAGTTCAATACCGGCAGCAGCGATCGCGTCATCTTCGACCACGAGATGTCCCAGCCTTGCCCCAGCCGCCGTTTCTAAGGCCAGTTGATAGCGAGGATCTACCTTGCCCAGTTGAGCCACCAGTCCACAGACCCCCGGCAGATCCGATTTCAGGATCATCTGAGCCGCATGGGTTCCCTGAGCTTCCTGGATTGCCTGGGTTTGAGCTTCCAACCGATCTAATCGACGCTGTTTATCCCGTTGTTCATTCAGCAGGCGAGTCTGGGTCTCGTGCTGAATCTGAAGTTCTTGCTCGGCAGCCGCCAGATCCTGTGCCAGGATCTGAACCCGCTGCATGGAGGTGTCCTGCCGGATGACAGTAGTCCTGTGCTGTTCCTGTTTCTCAGCAATTTGTCTCTCCAGGGCTTGCAGGCTCTGCGCCTGCTCCTGGAGCTGACGTTCTAACTGGCGAGTTCGTTCTTGTAGCTGGGCCTGTTCAGCGCGTTGAGGTTCCAGGGTGTGGAGCAGGGCCTCAATCTGATGATGGAGGGCTGCCTGTTCCTGGACGGAGGTTTCAGCACTGGCCGCGATCGCATCAGCCAGTTCTCGCGTTTGCTGCAAGCGGTGCCTTGCCTGGTCACGCTGGTGCTGGAGAGCCACCCTATTTTCTGCTTCCTTTGCCTGTGCTTGGGTCAGAGATTCCAGCACTTGCAGGTGTTCTTGAATTTCCTGCTGAGTTTGGGTCAGACGGGTCGTGACTTCACGGCTGGCAGTCTGTAAATCCTGTTCCTGACGCTGAAGCTGGCGGAGTTCAGCTTCACGGGTTGCCAGGGTGGACTGGAGGGCAAGCTGCTCCTCTTCCCCCAGTGACCGAACGCGGGCATTTAATTGCTCCAGTTCAATCGTTGTCTGATGAATGTCAGCCGCCAGCGTGGCCAGTTGCTCGGTGATCTCGCCCGCTTCGCGATCGCCCGCTTCAATTCGCTGGCGCAGTTTCTCAACCGCAGAGACAGACTGACGATAGCGGATGACAATTTCCCACTGTTCCCTGGCTTGCAGTTCAGACCGGAGTTTCTGGTATTTCTCTGCCTTGATCCGATCCTGGGCGAGGCGATCTCGCTGGTCAATTAACTCCCGTTCAACAATGTGATAGCGATCCTCTCGTTCCTTCACCGCATTCAGCTTGTCCTTTGCCTGGTTAATCTTGCGGTCAAAGGTGGCAACCCCCGCCAGTTCATCAATAATTTCTCGCCGCTCCCGGGAGTTCATCGAAATAATCCGCGTCACGTCGCCTTGCAGCACCACGTTGTAACCTTCCGGGTAAACCCGCAGCCGGTTCAACTCTTCATGAAGCTCGGTCAGCGTACAGGGAATTCCATTGATGTAATAGTTAGAGGTGTAAGTGCCTTGCTGGGTCACCCGCAGCTTACGGGTGACACTCCATTCTTTCAACATCGGCGACTTTCCATTTCCGCCCTCAGAGTATCCATTTTCTGAGTGTCCATTTTCTGAGTTCCCATTCTGGCTGATCGCCTCGTCCGCCACCACGGTGAAAGGGGCTGCATGTTCACCCGGTTGATCGTTCACCTGGCGCTCAATCACATCATCCAGTCGCTCCGGCTCATCTGAAAGGTCAAAGGTGACGGTTACACTGGCTTCCACCGCTGAACGGTTACGACTGATCTGGTTGTGGTTGACCAGGTCTGGTAATCGCTCTGCCCGCATCCCCTTAGAGCCTGCCAGACCCAGGCAGAACAGGAGGGCATCAATCAGGTTAGACTTCCCAGACCCATTCGGACCAGAAACCACTGTAAAGCCTGGCAACAACGGAATCGGTGTTGTGCCGCCAAAGGATTTGAAGTTAGTTAGCTCCAGGCGTTTAATGTACACAGCCTGCCCAGGATATTAAGGGTAGGAAAGGTCAGAGTTCAGTGTAGCTGTTGAATAACAGTTTGAGCAGAAATCTCGCAATTTTCTAATTCATAGCATATTTTAGAACAGACGTTCTAGGTCATTGATTCAGAATTCTAAGACATCGGATTTCTTGTGAGAAATTCAACAAAACTTGAATATCTGGTAGAAGAAATCCGATGTCTGGACTGACGTTCTAGATCTGACTGTTCTAAATCTGACGAAGCTGGCGCTTTGCAACCAGGGGAGTACAGTCAGTTTTTAACTGGCTCTTACACCCCAATAGTCTTATTCTCAGCCCCCAGAAGTTCTGCGATCGCCTGTCGTTCGGCAGGTGCCTGGACAGGGGGAACCTGGCGGGCATCTGTAATCAGCCAGTCCAGAGAGGCTGCCTGGACATCAATCGTGGCACCTGTTTTATCCACACAATAGCGACCGAATACCAGCTTATCGACCAGGCGCACCCCTGGCCCTAGTCGGGAGTATTCAAAAATGACGCTGTTAATCACTTCGGCACCGCTGCATACCCAGCAGTTTGGACCAATCATGGTCGGACCAATGATGGTTGCACCGTCTTCAATATGGGTCATGCCGCCAATATAAACGGGTCCCTGAATCTTGACCTTGTCCCAGTTCACTGCTACGTTCAATCCGGTATAAATTCCAGGAGCAACCTGCTTACCGGGGATCTGGACATTTTTGATTTCCCCAGTCAAGACGCCACGAATGGCCTGCCAGTAGTCAGGCACCTTGCCAATGTCCACCCATTCAAAGTCCATCGCAATCCCGTAAAAGGGCGCACCCACTTCAACCAGTTTTGGGAAAAGCTGGCTGCCGATATCGTACTCAACCCCCGACGGGATAAAGTTGAAAATCTCTGGCTCAAAAATATAAATTCCGGTATTGATGCAGGTGCTTAATGCTTTTTCAACAGAGGGTTTCTCCTGAAAAGCCTGAATTTTACCGTCTTCGTCCGTGACAATGACCCCATAGCTGGACACATCTTCGCGGGGAACCTCTCGCATCACAACAGTGGCGATCGCCCCCTTTTCCCGGTGCCATTTCACTGCCGCCGTCAGGTCCAGGTCAATCAGGGCATCCCCACAGAGGACAATAAATGTGTCATCAAAAAAGGGCGAGAAGTCCTGGATTTTCCGCATCCCACCGGCAGAACCCAATGCTTCCCCAACCAACTCACCATTCTCATTAATTCGCCCTTCAAACGAATAGGCAATTTCCACGCCAAACCGTTGGCCATCCCGAAAGTAACTCTCAATTTCATTCGCCAGGTGGCTGACGTTGACCATCACTTCGGTAAACCCATGCTGTCGCAGTAGTTCAAGCAGAAACTCCATCACTGGCTTTTGCAGGATGGGGATCATGGGTTTGGGAATGGTGTAAGTAATTGGACGCACACGAGTTCCCTTGCCGGCTGCCAGAATCATGGCTTTCATAGACGTATATCTCCCCAACCCTTCACCATTAATAGTTTGTAATTCGTTGTCGTGCCATTAACCATCCAGATGCTAGAAGACTCTCTGAATAAATAAAAGTAAAACTTCAGATTCTTCGTCAATCCCTGCCAGTCCTTAAGACTTTCTTCATAACATTTACATCTAAACATCTATTCAAGTCTATTGGAAACTCCTGGGAC is from Leptothermofonsia sichuanensis E412 and encodes:
- the cimA gene encoding citramalate synthase, with protein sequence MISNNSRPIWIYDTTLRDGAQREGLSLSIEDKLRIARQLDKLGIPFIEGGWPGANPKDVQFFWQIQEEPLTQAELVAFCSTRRPGTTAAADPMLQPILAAGTRWVTIFGKSWDLHVTEGLKTTLDENLAMIRDTIEYLRSQGRRVIYDAEHWFDGYKQNPVYALETLQAAIAAGAEWLVFCDTNGGTLPHEISQIVGDVMAHFNLSGEEQALKMGHGGPGIGNRKQGNNQFPTARLPLSNSRFPIPQFGIHTHNDADTAVANALAAVMQGVSMVQGTINGYGERCGNANLCSLIPNLQAKLGFACISDEQLATLTETSRFVSEVVNLAPDDHAPFVGMSAFAHKGGIHVSAVERNPLTYEHLRPEQVGNRRRIVISDQSGLSNILAKARTFGIELDRQDPTCRQILQRLKSLESEGYQFEAAEASFELLMREALGQRQSPFEIKGFQVHYDMVPGKDANQATSLATVKVAVDGRDILEAAEGNGPVSALDAALRKALINFYPEIETFYLTDYKVRILDGKAGTSAKTRVLVESSNGHQRWTTVGVSGNILEASYLAVVEGLEYGLFLHNPTKPPLFCLLTPPPHSG
- a CDS encoding ABC transporter permease: MSRSTALRYYIAARLLLAPLMLWVITTVVFLLLRATPGDPVDALLGPRAPQTAKDEIRQQLGLGKPLWEQYVDYMESLLRLDLGKSLISQGQSVWQIIQDFFPATAELALFSMAIALVVGISVGILSASRPDTWMDAGGRLFGILTYSVPLFWFGMLLQLIFSVQLGWFPLGTRFPITLPAPDGPTGLYTVDSLLRGNLNQFFIALYYLALPCLSLGVLISGIFERIVRINLKQTLQSDYVEAARARGIPESKILINHGLRNALIPVVTILGLTFAALLGGAILTEVTFSWPGLANRLYRAIAQRDYPTVQGIVVFFAAIVAVASIAIDILNAYIDPRIRY
- a CDS encoding EVE domain-containing protein produces the protein MNYWLMKSEPSVYSIEDLQRDRTTIWDGVRNYQARNFLRSMQVGDLAFFYHSNAEPPGIVGLMKVSQPNIIDPTQFDPKSKYYDAKSPKDNPRWQTVEVEFVEAFPRIISLANLRQHFSPEELTVVKQGNRLSVMPVTDVVAKKILKMANST
- the fumC gene encoding class II fumarate hydratase, with product MSNHEPLTGVRLETDSLGAVEVPADRLWGAQTQRSQQNFAIGVERFGWGRPVIRALGILKKCAAIANGELGQLSPEIVNLIVQAADEVIAGQWDREFPLVVFQTGSGTQTNMNVNEVISNRAIQLAGGIVGSKQPIHPNDHVNRSQSSNDTFPTVMHIATVEQLENILIPVVTDLRNVLEAKSQAYSDVVMIGRTHLQDATPLTLGQVISGWVAQLDQGIAIIRSTLPGVYELAIGGTAVGTGLNAHPQFGELTAQKIAEETGKPFISAPNKFAALSAHEAMVNVSASLRTLAGALMKIANDVRWYACGPRAGIGEIKIPENEPGSSIMPGKINPTQSEALTMVAVQVFGNDAAVAFAGSQGNFQLNVFKPVMLHNVLESITLLADACQSFNDHCAKGIEPNKKRIQQNLNNSLMLVTALNPHIGYEKAAKISLLAYHEDISLREAALKLGYVTPEQFDTWVKPEDMIHP
- a CDS encoding Uma2 family endonuclease; this encodes MSETTLPPTLTTLPPTQAELPCDDGVPMETARHKAQMDLLIDGLIPWLSEREDGFVGGNMFVYYSLAQIRNQDFKGPDFFVVLGVPKGERKSWVVWEEGKAPDVVIELLSESTATVDKTEKKLIYQNQMRVPEYFWYDPFNPEDWAGFSIQQRVYQPLLPNERNQLLSESLGLALQRWQGNYKGIEATWLRWATPTGELLPTPEEQERQRAEQERQRADRAEEQLLQTARNLLLAGMDVEQVVRVTGLDASAIAPWVPQSDE
- the pip gene encoding prolyl aminopeptidase; the protein is MPAKMRELYPPIEPYQTGMLQVSELHQIYFEVSGNPVGKPVVVLHGGPGGGSPPFYRQYFDPARWRIVLFDQRGCGKSKPYAELRENTTWDLVADIERLRSHLGIDQWVVFGGSWGSTLSLGYSQTHPDRCLGLILRGIFMLRRKELRWFYQEGASYIFPDAWEEYLKPIPPEERHDLLTAYYKRLTSPDQPTRLEAARAWSVWEGSTSRLLQDPGLIARFGTDQFADAFARIECHYFVNGGFLQSEDQLLKQVDRIRHLPAVIVQGRYDVVCPMITAWELHQAWPEAEWIVVPDAGHSMSEPGIRSALIEAGDRFVTLDW